The Serratia rhizosphaerae genome has a segment encoding these proteins:
- a CDS encoding Gfo/Idh/MocA family oxidoreductase, producing MAVAKMVRVGLIGAGRMGSFHGQTLAQRIPGATLAAVADPVPGAAEKLAATLGAARAYTDPQALFDDGDIDAVVIASPARTHAELVTAAARAGKSIFCEKPMAVTLEEADAAIAAAQQAGVVLQVGFNRRFASGFAAAYQEIKAGHLGVPQLMRSITRDPGLGDPTPIPHWTIFLETLIHDFDILLHLNPGAKPVEVYAMADALVRPDFKARGLLDTAVVNIRFDNGAIATAEANFQAVYGYDVRGEVFGSQGMLQAGNININNCVRYNAQGISIDTARRDTDLLRDAYIAELGDFVRCVATGDTPQATGQDARNALEIALACIASVQQSKPIVL from the coding sequence ATGGCAGTTGCAAAGATGGTGCGCGTTGGTTTGATTGGCGCAGGACGGATGGGGAGTTTCCACGGCCAGACGCTGGCGCAGCGTATTCCGGGGGCGACGCTGGCGGCGGTGGCCGATCCGGTGCCGGGGGCGGCGGAGAAGCTGGCGGCGACGTTGGGGGCGGCACGCGCCTATACCGATCCGCAGGCGCTGTTTGACGATGGCGATATCGACGCGGTGGTCATCGCTTCGCCGGCCCGTACCCACGCCGAATTGGTGACGGCGGCGGCCCGGGCCGGGAAAAGCATCTTCTGCGAGAAGCCGATGGCGGTGACGCTGGAGGAGGCGGATGCGGCGATCGCGGCGGCGCAGCAGGCGGGCGTGGTGCTGCAGGTCGGCTTTAACCGCCGCTTTGCCAGCGGTTTTGCCGCCGCCTATCAGGAGATTAAGGCGGGCCATCTCGGCGTGCCGCAGCTGATGCGCTCCATTACGCGCGATCCGGGGCTGGGCGATCCGACGCCGATCCCGCACTGGACGATTTTCCTGGAAACCCTGATCCACGACTTCGACATTCTGCTGCACCTCAACCCCGGCGCGAAACCGGTTGAAGTGTACGCGATGGCCGATGCGCTGGTGCGACCGGACTTTAAAGCGCGCGGCCTGCTGGATACCGCGGTGGTCAACATTCGTTTCGACAACGGCGCCATCGCTACCGCCGAGGCCAACTTCCAGGCGGTGTACGGCTACGATGTGCGCGGCGAGGTGTTCGGCAGCCAGGGCATGCTGCAGGCGGGCAATATCAATATCAACAACTGCGTGCGCTACAACGCGCAGGGAATATCCATCGATACCGCCCGCCGGGATACGGATCTGCTGCGCGATGCCTATATCGCGGAGCTAGGCGATTTTGTGCGCTGCGTGGCGACGGGGGATACGCCGCAGGCGACGGGGCAGGATGCGCGCAACGCGCTGGAAATCGCGCTGGCCTGCATTGCTTCCGTGCAACAGTCCAAACCGATCGTACTGTAA
- a CDS encoding TIM barrel protein: protein MSDFTLSVCAEMVFLDLPFIERVRRIHQLGFGVEIWDWTQKDIEALVQTGARFTSMTGYISGNLHDEDAIGQLLDSAQESLQVAQRLNCPVLNLHGTGLDHRGLPVRPVATASGAMWLQAYQTLQSLAVLGERAGRVFTLENLNTAVDHPGTPFARAEETLALVSAVDSPFVKMNLDLYHAQIGEGNLCELIRRSAAHIGEIQVADVPGRCEPGSGEINYPAIARTLREINYQGVVALEGWASGDPEPALQAFRAAFA, encoded by the coding sequence ATGTCAGACTTTACGCTTTCCGTCTGCGCCGAAATGGTGTTTCTCGATTTGCCGTTTATTGAGCGGGTGCGGCGCATTCATCAGCTGGGATTCGGCGTTGAAATCTGGGACTGGACGCAGAAAGACATCGAGGCGCTGGTGCAGACCGGCGCGCGCTTTACCTCGATGACCGGCTATATCAGCGGCAATCTGCATGACGAGGATGCCATTGGCCAACTGCTGGACAGCGCGCAGGAATCGCTGCAGGTGGCGCAGCGTCTGAATTGCCCGGTGCTGAACCTGCACGGCACCGGGCTGGATCACCGCGGACTGCCGGTCAGGCCGGTGGCGACGGCCAGCGGTGCGATGTGGCTGCAAGCCTATCAAACGCTGCAGTCGTTGGCCGTGCTGGGAGAGCGGGCGGGCCGCGTGTTTACGTTGGAGAACCTGAATACGGCGGTCGATCATCCCGGCACGCCGTTCGCCAGGGCGGAGGAGACGCTGGCGCTGGTCAGCGCGGTGGACAGCCCCTTTGTGAAGATGAATCTCGATCTCTACCACGCGCAGATTGGCGAAGGGAACCTGTGCGAGCTGATTCGCCGCAGCGCCGCGCATATTGGTGAAATACAGGTGGCCGACGTGCCGGGCCGTTGTGAACCCGGCAGCGGGGAGATCAACTATCCGGCGATCGCCCGCACGCTGCGGGAGATTAACTATCAGGGCGTGGTGGCGCTGGAAGGATGGGCGTCCGGCGATCCGGAGCCGGCGCTGCAGGCGTTCCGCGCGGCATTTGCATAA
- a CDS encoding LLM class flavin-dependent oxidoreductase produces MSWRISILDKSPVAENETAAEALARTLHLAQQAEAAGFHRFWLAEHHNSPQLASPSPELLIAWILGQTQRIRVGSGGVMLQHYSPYKVAENFNLLASLAPGRVDLGVGKAPGGLPLSTRALQHGLNPQDKGSFADQLTQLNRWLSPGADEPVRATPLPPQPAQGFLLGASVESALLAARLDWRFVFAAHLNGDTELMRTVLDAWRAHSTRETLVAVQAIVAPTQAEAQRLARHVEVWGVELANGQRVSVASEEQAYAFARQAGSEPLRIARRAQSLLAGQADTVLAQLEALHQRWGIDEFIIDTPIADGAARLRSLRLLAQARQVAA; encoded by the coding sequence ATGTCCTGGCGAATCAGCATTCTGGATAAAAGCCCCGTCGCGGAAAACGAAACCGCCGCCGAGGCGCTGGCGCGTACTTTACACCTGGCGCAGCAGGCGGAGGCCGCCGGTTTTCACCGCTTCTGGCTGGCCGAACATCATAACTCCCCCCAACTGGCGAGTCCGTCGCCGGAACTGCTCATCGCCTGGATCCTCGGTCAGACACAGCGCATCCGCGTGGGGTCCGGCGGCGTGATGCTGCAGCATTACAGCCCGTATAAAGTGGCGGAAAATTTCAACCTGCTGGCGTCCCTTGCCCCGGGCCGCGTGGACCTTGGCGTGGGTAAAGCGCCCGGCGGTTTGCCGCTCTCCACGCGGGCGTTACAGCACGGGCTGAACCCACAGGATAAAGGCAGTTTTGCCGACCAACTGACGCAGCTGAACCGCTGGTTGTCGCCCGGGGCCGACGAACCGGTGCGCGCCACGCCGCTGCCGCCGCAGCCTGCGCAGGGCTTTTTGCTGGGGGCCAGCGTGGAAAGCGCATTACTGGCGGCGCGGCTGGACTGGCGCTTTGTCTTCGCCGCGCACCTGAACGGCGATACCGAATTGATGCGCACGGTGCTCGACGCTTGGCGGGCGCACAGCACCCGTGAAACTCTGGTTGCCGTTCAGGCGATTGTCGCGCCGACACAGGCCGAGGCGCAACGGCTGGCGCGTCACGTCGAGGTATGGGGCGTCGAGCTGGCGAACGGCCAGCGCGTCAGCGTGGCCAGTGAAGAGCAGGCCTATGCCTTTGCCCGTCAGGCGGGCAGTGAACCGTTGCGCATCGCCAGACGCGCCCAGTCGCTGCTGGCCGGTCAGGCGGATACGGTGCTGGCGCAGCTTGAGGCGCTGCATCAGCGCTGGGGCATTGATGAGTTCATTATTGACACGCCTATCGCCGACGGCGCGGCGCGCCTGCGCTCGCTACGGCTGCTGGCTCAGGCCCGACAGGTGGCGGCATGA
- a CDS encoding GNAT family N-acetyltransferase, with product MSEQFRDVSPEDAELQPILAGLFDEYAARYDDYFSRHAEVELTEWYLPPQGLFIALERDGAIIATGAYKPYDAQTAEIKRIWTDKTLRQQGLAARVVQELERRARLAGYRHIYLTTGFRQPEAVKLYLSQGYTPQFDPGRDPEEYARPPFDGRLRFTKTLLHAALRQTA from the coding sequence ATGAGCGAGCAATTTCGCGACGTATCGCCGGAGGACGCCGAACTGCAGCCGATTCTCGCCGGGCTGTTTGACGAATACGCCGCGCGTTATGACGACTACTTTTCCCGCCATGCGGAGGTCGAGTTGACCGAATGGTATCTGCCGCCGCAGGGGCTGTTTATCGCCCTGGAGCGCGACGGCGCGATTATCGCCACCGGCGCCTACAAGCCGTACGATGCGCAAACCGCCGAGATTAAACGCATCTGGACCGATAAGACGCTGCGTCAGCAGGGGCTGGCCGCCCGCGTGGTGCAGGAGCTGGAGCGCCGGGCGCGGCTGGCGGGCTACCGGCACATCTATCTGACCACCGGCTTTCGTCAGCCGGAGGCGGTGAAACTCTACCTGAGCCAGGGCTATACCCCGCAGTTTGACCCCGGCCGCGATCCGGAAGAGTACGCCCGGCCGCCGTTTGACGGCCGGCTGCGCTTTACCAAAACGCTGCTGCACGCCGCATTACGCCAAACTGCATGA
- a CDS encoding amino acid ABC transporter permease, with translation MKNGETIKVVPARYPLRAVGAAVALLLLAAVVQSVAFNPRWEWRVFARWFFDPVILQGLGQTLLLTLLGTLLSVIFGGILALARLSSSWLLSTLAFGYIWLFRSLPLIVVLIVLYNFSYLYDTLSLGVPFTGIRWGSFATIDVLGQFSTAVVGLTLVQSAYSAEIIRGGFLGVDHGQYEAAAALGLPAWRRTVRIILPQALRTILPAGFNEIISLAKGTAMVYVLAMPELFYTIQMIYNRTQEVIPLLMVGAVWYLVITTVLSLIQYAVERALARSERRSAVNTTRTAGRARAVTAQEPAHVS, from the coding sequence ATGAAAAACGGTGAAACCATTAAAGTGGTGCCGGCGCGTTATCCGCTGCGCGCCGTCGGCGCCGCCGTCGCGCTCCTGCTGCTGGCGGCGGTGGTGCAGTCGGTAGCCTTTAACCCGCGCTGGGAATGGCGGGTGTTCGCCCGCTGGTTCTTCGACCCGGTGATTCTGCAGGGACTGGGGCAGACCCTGTTGCTGACCCTGCTTGGCACGCTGTTAAGCGTGATTTTCGGCGGTATTCTGGCGCTGGCGCGGCTCTCTTCTTCCTGGCTGCTCAGCACGCTGGCGTTCGGCTATATCTGGCTGTTCCGCTCGCTGCCGCTGATCGTGGTGCTGATCGTGCTGTATAACTTCTCCTACCTGTACGACACCTTATCGCTCGGCGTGCCCTTTACCGGCATCCGTTGGGGCAGTTTTGCCACTATTGACGTGCTGGGACAGTTTTCCACCGCGGTGGTTGGCCTGACGCTGGTACAAAGCGCCTACAGCGCCGAGATTATCCGCGGCGGCTTTTTAGGCGTCGATCACGGCCAGTACGAAGCCGCCGCCGCGCTGGGGCTGCCGGCGTGGCGGCGCACCGTACGCATTATTCTGCCGCAGGCGCTGCGCACCATCCTGCCGGCCGGTTTCAACGAGATTATCAGCCTCGCCAAGGGCACGGCGATGGTATACGTGCTGGCGATGCCGGAGTTGTTCTACACCATCCAGATGATCTACAACCGTACGCAGGAGGTGATCCCGCTGCTGATGGTCGGCGCGGTCTGGTATCTGGTGATCACTACCGTGCTGTCGCTTATTCAGTATGCCGTTGAACGCGCGCTGGCCCGCAGCGAGCGCCGTTCGGCGGTCAATACCACACGCACCGCAGGCCGCGCGCGCGCGGTCACCGCACAGGAGCCTGCCCATGTCAGCTGA
- a CDS encoding amino acid ABC transporter ATP-binding protein, with product MPMSAEGHISITGVSKYFGRHKALDDVSLEIPPGSVTVILGPSGSGKSTLLRAINHLERVDEGFIQIDGDYIGYRRQGDRLYELKEKAILKQRINVGYVFQNFNLFPHLTVLENLIEAPVAHKRLSRRAAVEQAYALLDVVGLRDKADAWSRHLSGGQQQRIAIARALALRPRVILFDEPTSALDPELVGEVLDVIKKLARSGTTLVVVTHEIGFAREVADQVVFMVDGKVVEQGSGDELLNHPRHPRTRQFLSKVL from the coding sequence CTGCCCATGTCAGCTGAAGGTCATATTTCCATTACCGGCGTCAGTAAATACTTCGGCCGGCATAAGGCGCTGGATGACGTGTCGCTGGAGATCCCGCCCGGATCCGTCACGGTGATCCTCGGGCCGTCCGGCTCCGGCAAATCGACGCTGCTGCGCGCCATCAACCACCTGGAGCGGGTGGATGAAGGATTTATCCAGATTGACGGCGACTATATTGGCTATCGGCGGCAGGGCGACAGACTGTATGAACTGAAGGAGAAAGCGATACTCAAACAGCGGATTAACGTCGGCTATGTATTCCAGAATTTCAATCTGTTCCCGCACCTGACCGTGCTGGAAAATCTGATTGAAGCGCCGGTGGCGCACAAACGGCTGAGCCGCAGGGCCGCCGTGGAGCAGGCGTATGCGCTGCTGGATGTGGTCGGACTGCGCGATAAGGCCGACGCCTGGTCGCGGCACCTTTCCGGCGGACAGCAGCAGCGCATTGCCATTGCCCGCGCGCTGGCGCTGCGTCCACGGGTCATATTGTTTGACGAGCCAACCTCGGCGCTGGATCCGGAACTGGTGGGTGAAGTGCTGGACGTGATTAAAAAGCTGGCGCGATCGGGCACCACGCTGGTGGTGGTGACCCATGAGATTGGCTTTGCCCGTGAGGTGGCCGATCAGGTGGTATTTATGGTGGACGGTAAAGTTGTCGAGCAGGGCAGCGGCGATGAATTGTTAAACCACCCGCGCCATCCGCGCACGCGTCAGTTTTTGTCGAAAGTACTGTAA
- a CDS encoding LysR family transcriptional regulator, producing the protein MNFEGFDLNLLAAFDALMAERNVTKAAAMAGVSQPAMSAALARLRRAFDDPLFIRSAEGLQPTAKAQAIAPPVAEALARIRGIMHPAEAFDPAAQTLSFTLGLTEYPLHIALPALSKKFAALAPNGTLHIRSFTDRDETVALLDSGKIDAALSVTPTKTQRRIVSVPLLSDEFVTLTAKDDGTARDEMTLQRFLAMKHILASPEGNRYGLMDEMLRERGLTRQVALTLPSMFAIPALLPGSHYVSTVLRRVAATSACREALTITEPPLPMPQIQFHLLWHQRTQDHAAHRWLREMIGAVCLEID; encoded by the coding sequence ATGAATTTTGAGGGGTTCGATCTTAATCTCCTTGCGGCGTTTGACGCGCTGATGGCGGAACGCAATGTCACCAAAGCGGCGGCGATGGCGGGCGTCAGCCAGCCGGCGATGAGCGCGGCGTTGGCGCGTCTGCGGCGCGCGTTCGACGATCCGCTGTTTATCCGCAGTGCGGAAGGCCTGCAACCGACCGCCAAGGCGCAGGCCATCGCCCCGCCGGTTGCCGAAGCGCTGGCGCGCATCCGCGGTATTATGCACCCCGCCGAGGCATTCGATCCGGCGGCGCAAACGCTCAGCTTTACCCTGGGGCTGACGGAGTATCCGCTGCATATCGCGCTGCCGGCGCTGAGTAAGAAATTTGCGGCGCTGGCGCCGAACGGCACGCTGCACATCCGCAGTTTTACCGACCGCGATGAAACGGTGGCGCTGCTGGACAGCGGTAAAATTGACGCGGCCCTGAGCGTAACGCCCACCAAGACGCAGCGCCGGATCGTATCCGTTCCGTTGCTGAGCGATGAGTTTGTCACGCTGACGGCAAAAGACGACGGGACGGCGCGCGACGAAATGACGCTGCAACGCTTTCTGGCGATGAAGCACATCCTGGCGTCGCCGGAAGGCAACCGCTACGGACTGATGGATGAGATGCTCAGAGAACGCGGGCTGACCCGCCAGGTGGCGCTGACGCTGCCCAGCATGTTCGCCATCCCGGCGCTGCTGCCCGGTTCGCACTATGTCAGCACGGTGCTGCGCCGGGTGGCGGCAACCTCGGCCTGCCGCGAGGCGCTTACCATCACCGAGCCGCCGCTGCCGATGCCGCAGATTCAGTTTCACCTGTTATGGCATCAACGCACGCAGGATCATGCGGCGCATCGCTGGCTCAGAGAGATGATTGGCGCGGTGTGCCTGGAGATTGACTGA
- a CDS encoding ester cyclase produces the protein MTDTDDLTQRLQTERAAVETLYRAFNDKDPELVHLAVTRDWQDIPLAPGQGPGPDGFKPLLAGFIAAFPDIRITIHEMLQEPGKAAVRAEITGTHLGEFMGIAPSGRSISVRLHEFHTLNGERVTATWHMEDWLALYQQLGHVPPL, from the coding sequence ATGACCGATACTGACGATCTGACCCAACGTTTACAAACCGAGCGCGCCGCCGTCGAGACGCTGTACCGCGCGTTTAATGATAAAGACCCGGAGCTGGTGCACCTGGCGGTTACCCGCGACTGGCAGGATATTCCGCTGGCGCCGGGACAGGGGCCGGGGCCTGACGGCTTCAAGCCGCTGCTGGCCGGATTTATCGCCGCGTTTCCCGATATCCGCATCACCATTCACGAGATGCTGCAGGAGCCGGGCAAAGCCGCCGTTCGCGCCGAAATTACCGGCACCCATCTGGGCGAATTTATGGGCATTGCGCCGAGCGGGCGCAGCATCAGCGTCAGGCTGCACGAGTTTCATACCCTGAACGGCGAGCGTGTAACCGCCACCTGGCACATGGAAGACTGGCTGGCGCTGTATCAGCAGCTCGGCCACGTGCCGCCGCTATAA
- a CDS encoding SDR family oxidoreductase, with protein MSVENKSAIVTGASKGIGRDIALTLARDGFDIVLGFGRDRAAAQAVADKIAALGRKAVLVAGDVAEPDVVASLFSAAQATFGRLDTVVINAGIMRMAPIASASLADFDAMMNVNARSAFLMMAAAGEQLSAGGSIIALSTSVIAKSMPGYGPYIASKLAVEGLVRVMANELRGRDITVNAVAPGPTATELFMHGKSQQQIDALAQAAPLERLGVPQDISEVVAFLAGGQGRWINAQVLRVNGGFA; from the coding sequence ATGTCGGTGGAGAACAAAAGCGCCATTGTGACCGGCGCCAGTAAAGGCATAGGGCGCGATATCGCGCTCACGTTGGCCCGGGACGGTTTTGATATCGTGCTGGGTTTTGGCAGGGATCGCGCAGCGGCGCAGGCGGTGGCGGATAAGATCGCCGCGCTGGGCAGAAAAGCCGTCCTGGTGGCGGGAGACGTCGCCGAGCCGGACGTGGTAGCCAGCCTGTTCAGCGCCGCGCAGGCCACCTTTGGCCGGCTTGATACGGTGGTTATCAATGCCGGCATTATGCGCATGGCGCCGATTGCCAGCGCCAGTCTTGCGGACTTTGACGCCATGATGAACGTCAACGCCCGCAGCGCTTTTCTGATGATGGCGGCGGCCGGCGAGCAGTTGTCGGCGGGCGGCAGCATTATCGCGCTGTCTACCAGCGTGATTGCCAAATCGATGCCCGGCTATGGCCCTTATATCGCCTCGAAGCTTGCCGTGGAAGGGCTGGTCAGAGTGATGGCGAATGAGCTGCGCGGGCGGGATATTACCGTCAATGCGGTCGCGCCCGGGCCGACCGCCACCGAACTGTTTATGCACGGTAAGAGTCAGCAGCAAATTGACGCGCTGGCGCAGGCCGCGCCGCTGGAAAGACTGGGCGTGCCGCAGGACATCAGCGAGGTGGTGGCGTTTCTGGCCGGCGGACAGGGGCGCTGGATTAACGCGCAGGTGCTCAGGGTCAATGGCGGTTTCGCCTGA
- a CDS encoding AraC family transcriptional regulator, producing MASTHNAPRSEDWLTLRRDDDTGIESVHAHFRGHAYDPHDHDEMLVGVTQQGLQRFNCHRSLHTSRPGRAILIEPGAVHDGHAPQDEGFTYGMLYLPQSWVSGVMRRRGLGDVSTLEGAFRHTLTDDARLSAAIQQAFCAVHHNEGRLARDQSLDRLIDLLARHIQVRPSSLRDESQVLIHRLREYLHAHMADNIGLDELARQSGIDRFRLTRQFKKAFGLSPHAYLVRLRLRAARMRLARGEPPAQVAMQVGFADQSHLGRWFQRAYRLSPQAYQRQCTNVLY from the coding sequence ATGGCGTCAACGCATAATGCGCCGCGCAGCGAAGACTGGCTTACCCTGCGGCGTGATGACGACACTGGTATCGAAAGCGTTCACGCTCATTTTCGCGGGCACGCTTACGATCCCCACGATCATGACGAGATGCTGGTCGGCGTTACCCAGCAGGGATTACAGCGCTTCAACTGTCACCGTTCGCTGCATACCAGCCGCCCCGGGCGCGCGATCCTGATAGAACCGGGTGCGGTGCACGATGGCCACGCGCCGCAGGATGAGGGCTTTACCTACGGCATGCTGTATCTGCCGCAGAGCTGGGTATCCGGCGTGATGCGGCGGCGCGGGCTGGGCGATGTGTCGACGTTGGAAGGGGCGTTCCGCCACACGCTGACCGACGATGCCCGGTTGAGTGCGGCGATCCAGCAGGCGTTCTGCGCCGTGCACCACAACGAAGGCCGGCTGGCGCGCGACCAGAGTCTGGACCGGCTGATCGATCTGCTGGCCCGCCATATCCAGGTGAGGCCCTCGTCGCTGAGAGATGAGTCGCAGGTGTTGATCCATCGCCTCAGGGAATACTTGCACGCACATATGGCCGACAATATCGGGCTGGACGAACTGGCCCGGCAGAGCGGCATCGATCGCTTTCGCCTGACTCGCCAGTTTAAAAAAGCTTTTGGCCTGTCGCCCCACGCCTATCTGGTGCGGCTGCGTCTGCGCGCCGCGCGTATGCGGCTGGCGCGGGGCGAGCCGCCGGCGCAGGTGGCGATGCAGGTGGGGTTTGCCGACCAGAGCCACCTGGGCCGCTGGTTCCAGCGCGCCTACCGGCTGTCGCCGCAGGCCTATCAGCGCCAGTGCACAAACGTTCTATACTGA
- a CDS encoding DUF2000 domain-containing protein — MFDSKIAFIVRDDLAAWQRLNVVAFLATGIAAAAPEILGERYVDAHGRHYGAISGQPMLIFEADIAGLQTSHRKGLERELTLIPYVHAMFTTGHDEANRQAFLAEDADNLNLVGLALLGPKKAVDKAIKGLALHGA; from the coding sequence ATGTTTGATAGCAAAATCGCCTTTATCGTGCGTGACGATCTGGCCGCCTGGCAGCGGCTGAATGTGGTGGCTTTTCTGGCGACGGGGATTGCCGCAGCCGCACCGGAGATACTGGGCGAGCGCTACGTGGACGCGCACGGCCGCCATTACGGCGCGATTTCCGGCCAGCCGATGCTGATTTTTGAGGCGGACATTGCCGGGCTGCAGACCAGCCACCGAAAAGGGCTGGAGCGTGAACTCACCCTGATCCCCTACGTGCACGCCATGTTTACCACCGGGCACGATGAAGCCAACCGTCAGGCGTTTTTGGCGGAGGATGCTGATAATCTGAATCTGGTCGGTCTGGCGCTGCTCGGGCCGAAGAAGGCGGTGGATAAGGCGATCAAGGGGTTGGCGCTGCACGGTGCCTGA
- a CDS encoding MetQ/NlpA family ABC transporter substrate-binding protein, with product MKKLLFSALIATSAVLLSACSPDNDHNVKVAINTGPDEAIWKVVQQVAKDKYNLDVDVISFNDYVLPNEALNNKDVDANAFQTLPYLEDQSKERGYKFAIVGKTFVFPIAAYSHKIKNISELKDGATITISNEVTTLGRSLLLLQAQGLITLKDGVGYLPSKMDITANPKNLKIVEVDTPQLARTLDDPNVAISIINTNFSAQAGLSAVRDGLFMEEKDSPYVNAIVAREDNKDSKKIQELKDAFQSQAVADKAMEVYKGDAIKGW from the coding sequence ATGAAAAAACTGCTGTTTTCGGCGTTAATCGCCACGTCCGCCGTGTTGTTATCCGCCTGTTCACCGGATAACGATCATAACGTTAAAGTGGCGATCAATACCGGCCCGGATGAAGCCATCTGGAAAGTCGTCCAGCAGGTGGCAAAAGACAAATATAATCTGGATGTCGACGTTATCTCCTTTAACGATTACGTGCTGCCTAACGAAGCGTTAAACAATAAAGATGTCGACGCCAACGCCTTCCAGACGCTGCCTTACCTGGAGGATCAGTCGAAGGAGCGCGGCTATAAGTTTGCCATCGTCGGCAAAACCTTTGTGTTCCCGATCGCCGCCTACTCGCACAAGATAAAAAATATCAGCGAGTTAAAAGACGGCGCCACCATCACCATCTCCAACGAGGTCACCACGCTGGGCCGCAGCCTGCTGCTGCTGCAGGCGCAGGGGCTGATTACGCTGAAAGACGGCGTGGGTTACCTGCCGAGCAAAATGGATATCACCGCCAACCCGAAAAACCTGAAGATTGTTGAGGTGGATACGCCGCAGCTGGCGCGCACGCTGGACGATCCGAACGTGGCGATCTCGATTATCAACACCAACTTCTCCGCCCAGGCCGGGCTGTCTGCGGTGCGCGACGGCTTGTTCATGGAAGAGAAAGACTCGCCGTACGTCAACGCGATTGTGGCGCGCGAAGATAATAAGGACAGCAAGAAGATTCAGGAACTGAAAGACGCCTTCCAGTCCCAGGCCGTCGCCGACAAGGCGATGGAAGTGTATAAAGGCGACGCGATTAAAGGCTGGTAA
- a CDS encoding alpha/beta fold hydrolase, translated as MPLSLRHLILALMLALVSATLPAAEKHYTVSAPDGVQIAVQESGNPAGPPIIFIHGLLGSHLNWTQQQQAPQLQRYRLITFDLRGHGLSGKPQQEAAYRDGKRWADDLAAVINNAQARRPLLVGWSLGGAVITNYLAAYGDSNISGAVYVDGVVELTPDLIPAHPQVYSAMTAERLGTHLDGERAFLRLCFYQQPDRVTFERLLANAALAAWPMQRAVPTMTIPLEQGLKNVRAPLLFIYGRHDALVNPQASLARARSVNPRIESQIYDDSGHAPFIEEAPRFNRQLAAFAARHAAPQRAQ; from the coding sequence ATGCCGTTATCCCTTCGTCACCTTATTCTGGCGCTGATGCTGGCGCTGGTTTCCGCCACCCTGCCCGCCGCAGAGAAACACTACACCGTCAGCGCGCCCGACGGTGTGCAGATCGCCGTGCAGGAATCGGGCAACCCCGCCGGCCCGCCGATTATCTTTATCCACGGCCTGCTGGGGAGCCATCTGAACTGGACGCAGCAGCAACAGGCCCCGCAGCTGCAGCGCTACCGGCTCATCACCTTTGATCTGCGCGGCCACGGTCTGTCCGGCAAACCGCAGCAGGAAGCGGCGTACCGCGACGGCAAACGCTGGGCAGACGATCTGGCTGCCGTCATCAACAACGCGCAGGCCCGGCGACCGCTGCTGGTCGGCTGGTCGCTGGGCGGCGCGGTGATCACCAACTACCTGGCGGCCTACGGCGACAGCAACATCAGCGGCGCCGTCTATGTCGACGGCGTGGTGGAATTAACCCCTGACCTGATCCCCGCCCATCCGCAGGTTTATAGCGCGATGACCGCCGAGCGGCTCGGCACCCACCTGGACGGCGAGCGCGCCTTTCTGCGCCTGTGCTTTTATCAGCAGCCGGATCGGGTAACGTTCGAACGGCTGCTGGCCAATGCGGCGCTTGCCGCCTGGCCGATGCAGCGTGCGGTACCGACGATGACCATCCCGCTTGAGCAGGGGCTGAAAAACGTCCGTGCGCCGCTGCTGTTTATCTATGGCCGGCATGATGCGCTGGTCAATCCGCAGGCATCACTGGCCAGAGCGCGAAGCGTCAACCCGCGCATTGAGAGCCAGATCTATGACGACTCCGGCCACGCGCCGTTTATTGAGGAGGCGCCGCGCTTCAACCGTCAACTGGCGGCGTTTGCCGCCCGTCACGCCGCGCCGCAACGCGCGCAATAA
- a CDS encoding MerR family transcriptional regulator — MQLSIGELAQKTGVSVRAIRHYDAQGLVTSTRAENGYRYFSQRAVTQVRQIRRLIGIGFSIAEIRAFPDCMLLVEGAAFCPETQAVQYQRLADIERQIDELEQRRARLMATLASALPGNNA; from the coding sequence ATGCAGTTATCAATCGGGGAGCTGGCGCAAAAAACCGGCGTCAGCGTACGGGCGATCCGCCATTACGACGCGCAGGGGCTGGTAACCTCAACGCGCGCCGAGAATGGTTACCGTTATTTTTCCCAACGGGCGGTCACTCAGGTACGCCAGATTCGGCGGCTGATTGGCATCGGGTTCAGCATTGCGGAGATCCGTGCGTTTCCGGACTGCATGCTGTTGGTAGAAGGCGCCGCGTTTTGTCCGGAAACGCAGGCGGTGCAGTATCAACGCCTGGCGGATATCGAACGGCAGATTGACGAACTGGAGCAGCGGCGGGCACGGCTGATGGCGACGCTGGCCAGCGCGCTGCCGGGGAATAACGCTTAA